A region from the Nostoc sp. HK-01 genome encodes:
- a CDS encoding group 1 glycosyl transferase has product MRLGIKFSPPTKIKSGSAYTFATNLIPILYKQNPDLKIFTASPQVFSELEGLFINYTENPFWQSSPTKKIASWLYQQVTLEHQLIQEKVDTLYCPFNYESLLWTRKIPQVITVHDLIPLMWQEDFKATSTLWKYLYIPAIKNAKAIITESENTKRDILKFCNISHEKIFVIPIGFTFKEIKSEDCSYKQEPYILYVCSTHYPYKNLPKLFTAYQAIHHNIPHKLVIVGKSIARFTPQIKAQISELGLSEKIVLRENLSDTELAIIYKNADLFVYPSLYEGFGIPPLEAMSYGVPVIASGVASIPEVCGDAAFYIEPHSVESIADGIVKGLTDSDLRQKLKIAGQERVKLFNWETSAEKILEVCQIVSQST; this is encoded by the coding sequence ATGCGATTAGGAATCAAATTTTCTCCTCCAACTAAAATAAAAAGTGGTAGTGCTTATACTTTTGCTACTAACTTAATTCCTATTTTGTATAAACAAAATCCTGATCTCAAAATATTTACAGCAAGTCCGCAGGTATTTTCTGAACTAGAAGGCTTATTCATTAACTATACAGAAAATCCATTTTGGCAATCATCTCCTACAAAAAAAATAGCTTCTTGGCTATACCAACAAGTAACCTTAGAACATCAACTAATCCAGGAAAAAGTTGATACTTTATATTGTCCTTTCAATTATGAATCTTTACTCTGGACACGTAAAATACCTCAAGTAATTACTGTTCATGACTTGATTCCTTTAATGTGGCAAGAAGATTTTAAGGCAACTTCAACTCTTTGGAAATATCTTTATATCCCAGCAATTAAAAATGCCAAAGCTATTATTACAGAATCAGAAAATACTAAAAGAGATATTCTAAAATTCTGTAATATTTCACATGAAAAAATCTTTGTCATTCCTATAGGATTTACCTTTAAAGAAATTAAATCAGAAGATTGTAGCTACAAACAAGAGCCTTATATACTTTATGTTTGTAGCACTCATTATCCTTATAAAAACTTACCCAAATTATTCACAGCTTATCAGGCAATTCATCATAATATTCCTCATAAACTGGTCATTGTTGGTAAATCAATAGCACGATTTACTCCACAAATTAAAGCCCAAATTTCCGAACTGGGTTTGTCAGAAAAAATAGTTTTAAGAGAGAATCTTTCGGATACAGAATTAGCAATAATTTATAAAAATGCTGATTTGTTTGTTTACCCCTCGCTTTATGAAGGTTTCGGTATACCACCTCTAGAAGCTATGTCTTATGGTGTTCCTGTTATAGCTTCGGGTGTAGCATCCATACCAGAGGTGTGTGGAGATGCTGCTTTCTATATTGAGCCTCATTCTGTGGAAAGTATAGCGGATGGTATTGTTAAAGGACTAACTGACTCTGATTTAAGACAAAAGCTAAAAATAGCAGGGCAAGAGAGAGTTAAATTATTTAATTGGGAAACCTCTGCTGAGAAAATATTAGAAGTTTGTCAAATAGTCAGTCAATCAACTTAA
- a CDS encoding thioredoxin domain-containing protein, producing MTTETPVNSPAKPESKFGARLRNFLIVIVAIALSVALFLGLRTESNSISVSELGKNSTPLDVALSNGKPSIVEFYADWCTVCQKMAPDMAQLEQQYADQANFVMLNVDNNKWLPEMLKYRVDGIPHFVFLTKGGESIAQAIGDIPRTIMGNNIEALVAGTPLPYAQANGKTSKVSTPIAPKGQDDPRSHGSQVVN from the coding sequence ATGACGACAGAAACACCCGTTAATTCTCCCGCCAAGCCGGAATCTAAATTTGGGGCGCGTTTGAGAAACTTCTTAATTGTAATAGTAGCGATCGCCCTTAGCGTTGCCCTCTTCTTAGGGTTAAGAACTGAAAGTAATTCCATTTCCGTTTCAGAGTTGGGTAAAAACTCTACCCCTCTAGATGTTGCGTTGAGTAACGGTAAACCATCCATAGTTGAGTTTTACGCTGACTGGTGTACTGTCTGCCAAAAAATGGCACCAGACATGGCACAACTAGAACAGCAGTATGCCGATCAAGCTAATTTTGTCATGCTGAACGTAGATAATAACAAGTGGTTGCCAGAAATGTTGAAATATCGTGTAGATGGCATTCCCCATTTTGTCTTCTTAACTAAAGGTGGAGAAAGCATAGCCCAGGCGATCGGTGATATACCCCGTACTATCATGGGCAATAATATCGAAGCATTAGTGGCTGGTACACCTTTACCTTATGCCCAGGCAAATGGTAAAACTTCTAAAGTTTCCACACCAATTGCACCAAAAGGCCAAGATGATCCTCGCAGTCATGGTAGTCAAGTAGTCAACTAG
- a CDS encoding pentapeptide repeat protein, producing MDANKLLNLYAAGERDFVGANLHQVNLCGADLRGANFVEADLSGADLSQTNLSGCNFSRANLTDADISGGNLSGANLSEVNLIGADLIKANLEGTNLSRADLRGANLLLANLLKANLSEAEMSGADLTGANLKKANLIASNINEAEISNADFTKAIVTEYEMTGKVMHLGLSHKWVTWAGCY from the coding sequence ATGGATGCTAACAAACTCCTGAATTTATATGCAGCAGGAGAGCGAGACTTCGTGGGTGCAAATCTGCATCAAGTTAATCTTTGCGGTGCTGATTTGAGAGGCGCAAACTTTGTTGAAGCTGACTTAAGTGGAGCAGATTTAAGCCAGACTAATTTAAGTGGATGTAACTTCAGCCGAGCAAATCTGACTGATGCAGATATCAGCGGAGGTAATCTGAGTGGCGCAAATTTGAGTGAAGTAAACTTAATAGGCGCAGACTTAATTAAGGCTAACCTCGAAGGAACAAATCTCAGTCGTGCAGATTTGCGGGGTGCTAATTTATTACTAGCAAACTTGCTAAAAGCAAACCTCAGCGAAGCAGAAATGAGTGGTGCAGATTTGACTGGTGCTAATCTCAAGAAAGCAAATTTGATTGCTAGTAATATTAATGAAGCAGAAATTAGCAATGCTGATTTCACAAAAGCAATTGTTACGGAATATGAGATGACTGGCAAAGTAATGCACTTAGGCTTATCTCATAAATGGGTAACTTGGGCTGGCTGTTATTAG
- a CDS encoding 4-aminobutyrate aminotransferase, whose product MLSISINQPLPSVPRLVTALPGTRAQAIVERDRAVTSPSYTRDYPLVVARGQGCMVEDVDGNVFLDMTAGIAVTATGHAHPEVVKAIQDQSACLLHMSGTDFYYEPMVELAEKLAFRAPFPGGAKIFFTNSGAESNEGAIKLARYYTKRSLIVAFLGAFHGRTYGAMSLTASKTVQRANFGALVPGVTHIPYGTHASLDYLEKQLFNTILPPQEVAAIFVEPIQGEGGYIVPEDGFLQRIRDICDRYGILMVVDEVQSGMGRTGRLFATEHWGVMPDIITTAKGLASGLPLGAILARPELMTWPPGSHATTFGGNPVACAAGLATLRLLESGLMTNATQMGELLQAGLTQLHQRFPKMSLPRGKGLMVAVDLVDEAGNYNSKLRDRIIQEAFLRGLLLLGCGKAAIRFCPPLIIDSNQIQTALEILSDILKSAEGC is encoded by the coding sequence ATGTTAAGTATATCCATTAATCAACCTTTACCGAGTGTGCCGCGTTTGGTAACAGCTTTACCAGGAACTCGCGCTCAAGCAATTGTAGAACGCGATCGCGCTGTAACTTCCCCATCTTATACCCGCGACTATCCTCTAGTGGTAGCACGCGGTCAAGGCTGCATGGTGGAAGATGTGGACGGCAATGTATTTTTAGATATGACTGCTGGTATTGCTGTCACAGCTACCGGACACGCCCATCCGGAAGTTGTCAAAGCTATTCAAGACCAGTCAGCTTGCTTGCTGCACATGTCCGGTACGGATTTTTATTATGAACCGATGGTGGAATTGGCGGAAAAGTTAGCCTTTCGCGCCCCTTTTCCTGGAGGTGCAAAAATATTTTTTACCAATTCTGGGGCGGAGTCTAATGAAGGGGCGATTAAACTAGCTCGATATTACACCAAGCGATCGCTCATCGTTGCTTTTTTGGGCGCATTCCACGGACGCACTTACGGCGCAATGTCTCTGACTGCTTCTAAAACAGTGCAAAGGGCTAACTTTGGGGCGTTAGTTCCAGGAGTAACTCATATTCCTTACGGCACTCACGCGAGTTTAGATTATTTAGAAAAACAACTATTTAATACCATACTACCGCCCCAGGAAGTAGCAGCTATATTCGTTGAGCCAATTCAAGGAGAAGGCGGTTATATTGTCCCCGAAGATGGATTTTTACAAAGAATTCGAGATATCTGCGATCGCTACGGCATATTAATGGTAGTAGATGAAGTGCAATCAGGGATGGGACGTACAGGTCGCTTGTTTGCCACTGAACATTGGGGTGTGATGCCTGATATTATCACCACAGCTAAAGGTCTTGCTAGTGGTTTACCTCTCGGCGCAATTCTCGCCCGCCCAGAATTAATGACATGGCCGCCTGGTTCCCACGCCACCACCTTTGGCGGAAATCCTGTGGCTTGTGCGGCTGGTTTGGCAACATTGCGACTGTTAGAAAGTGGCTTGATGACCAACGCTACCCAAATGGGCGAACTATTACAAGCTGGCTTAACTCAATTGCACCAAAGATTTCCTAAAATGTCTTTACCTAGAGGTAAAGGTTTGATGGTAGCAGTGGATTTAGTTGATGAAGCAGGTAACTATAATAGTAAACTACGCGATCGCATCATCCAAGAAGCCTTTTTACGTGGGCTGCTATTACTCGGTTGCGGTAAAGCCGCCATTCGTTTTTGTCCACCCTTAATCATTGACAGCAACCAAATACAAACCGCCCTCGAAATTCTCTCTGACATTCTTAAAAGTGCTGAGGGCTGTTAG
- a CDS encoding transcriptional regulator gives MSKGEETKTRILQQAAELFNQQGYAGSSISDIMRVTGLQKGGIYNHFSSKDELALQAFDFAIALVSQRTRAAVRSKHDAIERLEAIMEVFSSFVEHPPIKGGCPLLNTAIESDDAHPALRDRAQQAMNSWRNLITQIITKGIDRSEIRPEVNADEVATIMIATLEGAIMMSKLYDDIIHIQRVINHLKQYINTNLKSYGTN, from the coding sequence ATGTCTAAAGGCGAAGAAACAAAGACTAGAATTCTCCAACAAGCGGCGGAACTGTTTAACCAACAGGGATATGCGGGTTCGTCGATCTCGGATATTATGCGTGTTACCGGATTGCAGAAAGGAGGAATTTACAATCACTTTTCTAGCAAAGATGAATTAGCACTCCAAGCCTTTGATTTTGCGATCGCTCTTGTCAGTCAGCGGACAAGAGCCGCAGTCCGCAGTAAACATGATGCAATTGAACGCCTGGAAGCGATTATGGAAGTATTTAGCAGCTTTGTCGAGCATCCACCAATTAAAGGTGGTTGTCCATTGTTGAATACAGCGATTGAGAGTGATGATGCTCATCCAGCATTGCGCGATCGGGCGCAACAAGCAATGAATTCTTGGCGTAACTTAATTACTCAAATTATTACCAAAGGAATTGATAGAAGTGAAATTCGCCCTGAAGTAAATGCTGATGAAGTCGCAACTATTATGATTGCCACTTTAGAAGGAGCGATAATGATGAGCAAGTTATACGACGATATAATTCACATACAAAGGGTAATTAATCACTTAAAACAGTATATAAATACTAATCTTAAAAGCTATGGTACAAATTAA
- the thrC gene encoding threonine synthase: protein MTQATSTHTQTTTATLEALKCKECGAEYELKASHVCEFCFGPLEVKYNYDNIRLSVSREKIQAGPNSIWRYREFLPVATDNVIDVGTGMTPLVRSQRLARRLGLNKLYIKNDAVNMPTLSFKDRVVSVALSRARELGFTTVSCASTGNLANSTAAIAAHAGLDCCVFIPSDLEAGKVLGSLIYSPTLMAVKGNYDQVNRLCSEVANTHGWGFVNINLRPYYSEGSKTLGFEVAEQLGWELPDHIVAPLASGSLFTKIYKGFKEFVEVGLVEGKNVRFSGAQAEGCSPIAQAFREDRDFIKPVKPNTIAKSIAIGNPADGVYAVEIAKKTGGNIESVTDAEIIEGIKLLAETEGIFTETAGGTTVAVLKKLVEAGKIDPDETTVVYITGNGLKTQEAVQGYVGEPLTIDAKLDSFERALERSRTLDRLEWQQVLV from the coding sequence ATGACTCAGGCAACCTCCACACACACCCAAACAACCACAGCCACCTTAGAAGCTTTGAAGTGTAAGGAATGTGGCGCGGAATACGAACTCAAAGCCAGTCATGTTTGTGAGTTTTGCTTTGGGCCGTTGGAAGTGAAATATAACTATGACAATATCCGCCTGAGTGTGAGCCGCGAAAAAATTCAAGCCGGGCCAAATTCAATTTGGCGCTATCGTGAATTTTTACCTGTTGCAACTGACAATGTAATTGACGTGGGAACTGGGATGACTCCTTTGGTGCGTTCCCAACGTTTGGCGCGTCGCCTGGGTCTCAACAAGCTTTACATTAAAAATGATGCCGTCAACATGCCCACCCTCAGCTTCAAGGATCGGGTGGTATCTGTGGCGCTGTCTCGCGCACGAGAGTTAGGTTTTACTACAGTATCTTGTGCCAGCACTGGCAACCTAGCAAATTCTACAGCTGCGATCGCAGCCCATGCAGGTTTAGACTGTTGCGTTTTCATCCCCTCCGACTTAGAAGCAGGTAAAGTCTTAGGCAGCTTGATTTACAGTCCTACTCTTATGGCTGTCAAAGGCAACTATGATCAAGTAAACCGCCTGTGTTCGGAAGTTGCAAACACACATGGTTGGGGCTTTGTGAACATCAATCTGCGCCCTTATTATTCTGAAGGTTCTAAAACCCTTGGCTTTGAAGTTGCAGAACAACTCGGCTGGGAACTCCCAGATCATATAGTTGCGCCTTTGGCTTCTGGTTCGCTGTTTACCAAAATCTATAAAGGCTTCAAAGAATTTGTAGAAGTTGGTTTGGTAGAAGGTAAAAATGTTCGCTTCAGCGGCGCACAAGCTGAAGGTTGTTCTCCCATCGCCCAAGCATTTAGAGAAGACCGCGACTTCATTAAACCTGTGAAACCAAATACAATTGCTAAATCGATCGCAATTGGGAATCCAGCAGATGGTGTATATGCTGTCGAAATTGCTAAGAAGACAGGCGGTAATATAGAATCAGTCACTGATGCAGAAATTATTGAAGGCATCAAGCTGTTGGCAGAAACCGAAGGTATATTTACAGAAACAGCTGGTGGTACAACCGTAGCCGTGCTGAAAAAATTGGTAGAAGCTGGCAAAATTGATCCAGATGAAACTACTGTGGTTTATATCACTGGGAATGGTTTGAAAACCCAAGAAGCAGTTCAAGGCTACGTTGGCGAACCGTTGACAATTGATGCCAAACTCGATAGCTTTGAACGTGCGCTAGAACGTTCTCGCACCCTTGACCGCTTAGAATGGCAACAAGTTCTAGTCTAA
- a CDS encoding thiamine S protein: MAVTVLVPTALQKFTDNQAVIECSGNNISELFDSLETNCPGIKSRLCDEQGQPRRFLNLYVNSEDIRFLDGTETPLKDGDEVSIVPAVAGG, encoded by the coding sequence ATGGCTGTTACTGTTTTAGTCCCTACTGCTCTCCAAAAGTTCACAGATAATCAAGCTGTCATAGAATGCAGTGGTAATAATATTTCTGAGTTGTTCGATTCTCTAGAAACAAACTGTCCTGGTATCAAATCTCGCTTGTGTGATGAACAAGGACAACCACGACGTTTTTTAAATTTGTATGTAAATAGTGAAGATATTCGCTTTTTAGATGGAACAGAGACACCATTAAAAGATGGTGACGAAGTGAGTATTGTCCCCGCTGTTGCAGGCGGTTAA
- a CDS encoding glutathione S-transferase, translated as MLKFYYNPISPNARRVWLTLLEKEIAFEPILMNLDGDQLQAEFLTVNPFHHIPVLVDDGFQIVESLAIMDYLEAKYPTPSLLPKESQALAKVRMVQYVTANELFPQIVSLIYENADSPQFLQAKQHIDKVLLFLTEVLDNSLYVGSEQLTLADIVAGTAVPSLPSLGINLNHYPKINGWTERLMQRPVWQKTKLSADDFEQFKRRVRILVKLRRRKLNQGNKK; from the coding sequence ATGTTGAAGTTTTACTACAATCCTATTTCACCTAATGCGCGGCGTGTATGGCTAACTTTGCTAGAAAAAGAAATTGCTTTTGAGCCGATATTGATGAATTTAGATGGCGATCAATTACAAGCAGAATTTTTAACCGTTAATCCTTTTCATCATATTCCCGTGCTAGTTGATGATGGTTTCCAAATAGTCGAATCTCTAGCAATTATGGACTATTTAGAAGCAAAGTATCCGACACCTTCACTGCTACCTAAAGAGTCGCAAGCTTTAGCAAAAGTGCGAATGGTGCAGTATGTGACGGCTAATGAATTATTTCCCCAAATAGTCTCATTAATTTATGAAAATGCAGACTCACCGCAATTTCTTCAAGCCAAACAGCATATAGATAAAGTGTTGTTATTTTTGACAGAGGTATTAGATAATTCTCTCTACGTTGGCAGTGAACAGTTAACTTTAGCAGATATTGTTGCTGGTACTGCTGTACCTTCTTTACCAAGTTTAGGCATTAACTTGAATCATTATCCCAAAATAAATGGATGGACTGAGCGACTGATGCAACGTCCAGTCTGGCAGAAAACAAAATTGAGTGCTGATGACTTTGAACAGTTCAAGCGGCGAGTCAGAATTTTGGTAAAGTTGCGTAGGCGCAAGTTAAATCAGGGAAATAAAAAGTAA
- a CDS encoding phosphoglycerate kinase yields MSKKSLASLSAADISGKRALVRVDFNVPVDDQGNITDDTRIRAALPTIQDLTNKGAKVILVSHFGRPKGVDEKLRLTPVAKRLSELLGQEVVKTDDSIGDEVAEAVSALQNGQVLLLENVRFYKEEEKNDPEFAKKLAANADFYVNDAFGTAHRAHASTEGVTQFLSPSVAGYLVEKELQYLQNAIENPQRPLAAIVGGSKVSSKIGVIETLLEKCDKLIIGGGMIFTFYKARGLNVGKSLVEEDKLELAKSLEAKAKEKGVTFLLPTDIVSADKFAPDANATTVSIDNIPADGMGLDIGPDSVKVFQEALADCKTVIWNGPMGVFEFDKFAVGTEAIAHTLADISKTGTTTIIGGGDSVAAVEKVGLADQMSHISTGGGASLELLEGKVLPGIAALDEA; encoded by the coding sequence GTGTCCAAAAAAAGTTTAGCAAGTTTATCGGCGGCTGATATTTCTGGTAAACGTGCCTTAGTGCGAGTTGACTTTAATGTGCCTGTTGATGATCAAGGTAACATTACCGATGATACTCGTATCCGCGCTGCGCTGCCAACCATCCAAGATTTAACAAACAAGGGTGCTAAGGTAATTCTGGTAAGCCATTTTGGTCGTCCCAAGGGCGTGGACGAGAAACTGCGTTTAACACCAGTGGCCAAGCGTTTGTCTGAGTTGTTGGGTCAAGAAGTTGTCAAGACGGATGACTCTATCGGCGATGAGGTCGCTGAAGCAGTTAGCGCTTTGCAAAATGGGCAAGTGCTTTTACTAGAAAATGTCCGCTTTTACAAAGAAGAAGAGAAAAACGATCCAGAATTTGCGAAAAAATTAGCAGCTAATGCTGACTTTTATGTAAATGATGCTTTCGGTACTGCACACCGCGCCCATGCTTCTACTGAAGGGGTGACTCAATTCCTGAGTCCCTCTGTGGCTGGATATTTGGTGGAGAAAGAATTGCAATATCTACAAAATGCAATTGAAAATCCCCAACGTCCTTTGGCTGCAATTGTTGGTGGTTCCAAAGTATCTAGCAAAATCGGCGTTATCGAAACTCTGCTAGAGAAGTGCGACAAGCTGATCATTGGTGGTGGGATGATTTTCACTTTCTACAAAGCCCGTGGTTTGAATGTTGGTAAATCTTTGGTGGAAGAAGACAAGCTAGAACTAGCAAAATCTTTGGAAGCAAAAGCTAAGGAAAAAGGTGTTACCTTCTTGCTACCTACAGATATTGTATCGGCTGATAAATTTGCACCTGATGCCAATGCAACCACTGTCAGCATTGATAACATCCCTGCTGATGGTATGGGCTTGGATATTGGCCCTGATTCTGTGAAAGTCTTCCAAGAAGCTTTGGCTGATTGCAAGACTGTAATTTGGAATGGGCCAATGGGTGTGTTTGAGTTTGATAAGTTTGCTGTTGGTACAGAAGCGATCGCACACACTCTCGCAGACATTAGCAAAACAGGTACAACTACCATCATTGGTGGTGGTGACTCTGTTGCGGCTGTAGAAAAAGTTGGTTTAGCTGACCAAATGAGCCATATCTCCACCGGTGGCGGCGCCAGCTTAGAACTACTCGAAGGCAAAGTTCTGCCCGGTATTGCTGCTTTAGATGAAGCGTAA
- a CDS encoding 4Fe-4S ferredoxin, iron-sulfur binding protein, with amino-acid sequence MKKRVTLTFPKRAIQMPVTYVLAKDFNVAANIIRAQVAPNQIGKLVVELSGDIDQLDAAIEWMRSRHIGVSSSLGEIAIDEDICVDCGLCTGVCPTEALSLHPETYKLTFTRSRCIVCEQCIPTCPVQAISTNL; translated from the coding sequence ATGAAAAAACGAGTTACCCTAACATTTCCCAAACGTGCCATTCAAATGCCTGTAACTTATGTACTGGCAAAAGATTTTAATGTAGCTGCCAATATTATCCGCGCCCAAGTTGCCCCCAATCAAATTGGTAAACTGGTGGTAGAACTATCGGGAGATATTGATCAGTTAGATGCAGCAATTGAATGGATGCGATCGCGCCATATTGGTGTGTCTTCGAGTTTAGGAGAAATTGCTATTGATGAAGATATATGTGTTGACTGTGGTTTGTGTACTGGAGTATGTCCCACAGAAGCACTGAGTTTGCACCCAGAGACATATAAGTTAACATTCACGCGATCGCGCTGTATTGTCTGTGAACAGTGTATTCCGACTTGTCCTGTACAAGCGATTTCTACCAACCTTTAA
- a CDS encoding CHAD domain-containing protein, with the protein MKIATKPTVKTLGEYAYQAIQKHFSKTLKYEKTVKKDEDPEALHQMRVGMRRLRTAVSRFDLVLNLPKPASDKNIGKIARRLGSLRDLDVLKENLENLYQPKLPNKENKSLHKVFNALAQQRQAALADVLNTLKDDPYKSFKQTLEEWLEKPSYQSLASLPIQQVLPDLLLPEVSIFFLHPGWLVGTQIVESEVQIRSDWKAEKIEQHLTSKGDTIHDLRKQAKRMRYQMELFADLYPESYATYLAEIKSIQDILGSIQDSVVMGEWLTDIFKSEFNTHLPTLANLLAENRYQLWHQWQPLQEKYLMVENRHNFRLAILQSV; encoded by the coding sequence ATGAAAATAGCTACAAAACCCACAGTAAAAACTTTAGGGGAATACGCTTACCAAGCGATTCAAAAGCATTTTAGTAAAACTTTAAAATACGAAAAAACTGTTAAAAAAGATGAAGACCCCGAAGCGCTACACCAAATGCGTGTTGGGATGCGCCGCCTCCGCACCGCAGTTAGTAGATTTGATTTAGTACTCAATTTGCCAAAGCCAGCCAGTGATAAAAACATTGGCAAAATTGCTCGTCGTCTTGGTAGCTTACGGGACTTAGATGTACTCAAAGAAAATTTAGAGAATCTCTACCAACCAAAACTACCAAATAAAGAAAATAAATCTCTCCATAAAGTATTTAATGCTTTAGCACAACAGCGACAAGCTGCATTAGCTGATGTGTTGAATACACTCAAAGATGATCCATATAAATCTTTCAAGCAAACCTTAGAAGAATGGTTAGAAAAGCCTAGCTATCAATCTTTAGCATCTCTGCCAATTCAGCAAGTACTACCAGATTTACTGTTACCTGAAGTTAGTATTTTCTTTCTACATCCAGGATGGCTAGTGGGAACTCAAATTGTCGAGTCGGAAGTGCAGATTCGCAGTGATTGGAAAGCCGAAAAAATAGAACAACATTTAACTAGTAAAGGTGATACCATTCATGACTTACGCAAACAAGCAAAACGTATGCGTTATCAAATGGAGTTATTTGCTGACTTATATCCTGAATCTTACGCAACTTATCTTGCAGAGATCAAAAGCATACAAGACATTTTAGGGAGCATTCAAGACAGTGTAGTCATGGGTGAGTGGCTGACAGATATATTTAAGTCAGAATTTAATACTCATCTGCCCACACTTGCGAATTTATTAGCAGAAAATCGTTACCAATTATGGCATCAGTGGCAACCATTACAAGAAAAATATTTGATGGTTGAAAATCGGCATAATTTTCGTTTAGCTATCTTGCAATCAGTTTAA